The proteins below come from a single Megalops cyprinoides isolate fMegCyp1 chromosome 5, fMegCyp1.pri, whole genome shotgun sequence genomic window:
- the slc25a46 gene encoding solute carrier family 25 member 46: MTSRRPESFDGLGYRGRDDPSYGGYAGRSFNNSSGADLQHWVTTPPDIPGSRNLHYGERTPQFETAPPAAPGSEDAQSASGPSEQLNRFAGFGIGLASLFTENVLAHPCIVFRRQCQVNYHARNYHLSPFTAVSVMYNVTKTQGPKALWKGMGSTFVVQGVTLGAEGLISECTPLPRELSHKWNPKQVVGHLVLKGLTYVVAMPFYSASLIETVQSEIIRDNPGILDCVKEGFGRVMGMGIPHSKRLLPLWSLVFPTVLHGVLHYIISSAVQKTVLFLLRRKSPSRQPAEGPDAVQSMLDAYFPELMASFAASLCADVLLFPLETVLHRLHIQGTRTIIDNTDLGFEVLPINTQYEGMRDCINIIRREEGAMGFYKGFGSIVVQYSLHAAVLQITKMIYSTWLQNA; encoded by the exons ATGACTTCTCGGCGACCGGAAAGCTTTGATGGTTTAGGTTACAGGGGAAGGGACGATCCTTCCTATGGTGGGTACGCTGGAAGGTCATTTAATAACTCGTCAGGCGCAGATCTCCAGCATTGGGTAACAACACCCCCAGATATTCCCGGTAGCAGAAATCTGCATTATGGGGAGCGGACGCCCCAGTTTGAAACAGCCCCACCTGCAGCCCCTGGATCTGAAGACGCGCAGTCTGCTTCTGGACCATCTG AGCAGTTAAACAGATTTGCTGGATTTGGTATAGGGCTCGCAAG TctcttcacagaaaatgtccTGGCACACCCTTGCATTGTGTTTCGTCGTCAGTGTCAG GTGAATTATCACGCAAGGAATTACCATCTGTCACCCTTCACTGCCGTCAGCGTGATGTACAATGTCACCAAAACCCAG GGTCCAAAGGCTCTATGGAAAGGGATGGGCAGCACGTTTGTAGTGCAGGGGGTCACACTTGGCGCAGAGGGCCTTATCAGTGAATGCACTCCTCTGCCAAG GGAATTGTCACACAAATGGAATCCAAAGCAAGTGGTTGGACACTTAGTACTTAAAGG TTTGACCTATGTGGTTGCAATGCCATTTTACTCAGCAAGCCTCATCGAAACAGTACAG AGCGAGATCATCCGGGACAACCCCGGCATCCTGGACTGCGTGAAGGAGGGCTTTGGCCGGGTGATGGGTATGGGCATCCCCCACAGCAAGAGGCTGCTGCCCCTGTGGAGCCTGGTGTTCCCCACGGTCCTGCATGGGGTCCTGCACTACATCATCAGCTCCGCCGTGCAGAAGACAGTGCTGTTCCTCCTGCGCAGGAAGAGCCCGTCCAGACAGCCCGCCGAGGGGCCCGACGCTGTCCAGAGCATGCTGGACGCCTACTTCCCTGAACTCATGGCCAGCTTTGCGGCCAGCCTGTGCGCTGACGTCCTTCTCTTCCCCCTGGAGACCGTCCTCCACCGGCTCCACATCCAAGGCACGCGCACCATCATCGACAACACGGACCTGGGCTTCGAGGTCCTGCCCATCAACACCCAGTATGAGGGCATGAGAGACTGCATCAACATCATCcggagagaggagggagccATGGGCTTTTATAAAGGGTTTGGGTCTATTGTGGTTCAGTACTCGCTACACGCAGCCGTGCTCCAGATAACCAAGATGATTTATTCAACATGGTTGCAAAATGCTTAA